GTTAAGCCCTCCAGAGCCGATGGTACTCCGCGGGAAACCGCGTGGGAGAGTAGGTCGCTGCCGGATTCTTTTTGAAAACCCCTGGTGCCGCAAGGCGCCAGGGGTTTTGTCTTTGCGGGCTTGTGTCACGGGGCTCCGGCGGACGCTTCTTCGTGGATTGATCCGACGGGATGCGAACGTACAGCCGCCTGGCTTTGAGGCTGGCCTGACCCTGGCTGCTTTGCTTGAGTGGCGCTCCTTCCCCCCTCTCTGGACAGGAGCCTCTCGCATGCATCTACTTCGAATCTACGCCGCTGGTCTGTTCGCGTTGGGGTTCCTGTTGGCGCCCGCGGAATCCAAGGCGCAGCAGTCCGGCGTCCGCCTGGGCGTGGGCGCGGACTATTGGGTCGACACCAGCGCCGCGTTCAACTTCACGCTGGGCGTTGAAGGGCATGTCGCGGGTCCACTCTTCGTGGGTGCCCGGTTCGGCGCGGTGCTCGTCACGGACGGCAACATCATCGGCGTTCCGTTGGACATCTCGCTTCGTGCGACGGTGGGCCGGAACGTCTACATCGAGGGTCTCGCTGGCCCGTGGATCTTCTTCAAGGGCGACACCTTCAAGGCCCATGCTGCGTTTGGCTTTGGCCTCCAGGGCAAGGCCGCGAGCATCGGCATCGAGGTGGGCTACCTCGAGCCGAATCCCATCATCGGCCTGCGGCTGGGCTACAAGTTCTGAGGTCCTGGCTCAGTAGTGCGGTGGCCGCTCCTGTTGGCGGGCGTCCACCAGGCCCGGCTCGGCGTCCAGCTTGCGCTTGAGCTGGTCCAGCTCCACTCGAAGCGCGTCGATGACGCGCCCCTGCTGGTAGAGCACGTCGCTCAGCTCCTGCAGCAGCTCCTGCTGCTGCGTGTAGCGGATTTCCAGCTCGACCAGGCGCTTGTCTTCCATTGCCGTCTTCTCCGCTTGGGGACCGTGCCCCATGAATACCCTTGAACACCTGCAGCGCGCGCACGAGCTGCTTGGACGCGGACAGCCCGAGCTGGCGGAGTCCGCGCTGAGTGATGCCATCGATGCGGCCGTGGCGGCGGAGGACCTGGTCCTCCTCACCCAGGCACGGTTCGCGCTGGGGGAGTTGCTCTTCCAGCAGGGTCGGGATGAAGAGGCAATCCCCTTCCTCCAGGCGGTGGTGCGCACCGAACGGGCCGACGGGTCCGTGGACTCGCCGGTCATCGCTGCGGCGCGGATGCTGCGCCAGATTCGGGGGCAGGAGCCGCGCTGAACTTCACGGCAGTCGGCACTGCTCCCGGATGGCGTCCATCCGCTGAGGGAAGCGCCGCTCCAGGTCCGTGCGCGTCTGACGTGCTCCCTCGAGCTTCCCCGCCTTCACCTGGAGGGTGCAGAGGGTGCCCAGCGCCCGCGTGTCGGACACGTCCAGGCGGTCCGCCTGACGAAGGGCCTCCTCGGCGGCGGTCTCGTTCCCCAGCTCGAACCAGGCGATGCCCAACTGGAAGTGGCCTTCCGTG
The DNA window shown above is from Corallococcus exiguus and carries:
- a CDS encoding SlyX family protein, producing MEDKRLVELEIRYTQQQELLQELSDVLYQQGRVIDALRVELDQLKRKLDAEPGLVDARQQERPPHY